In the genome of Nitrospira japonica, one region contains:
- the alaS gene encoding alanine--tRNA ligase: protein MKNSADELRRGFHRYFEQHEHRSIPSSPLIPQADPTLLFTNAGMNQFKRVFLGEESRAYRRAVTVQKCLRAGGKHNDLENVGYTRRHHTFFEMLGNFSFGDYFKADAISFAWEFLTKSVGLDRSRLWVTIYREDDEADELWRKIGVSPSRIMRFGEKDNFWQMADTGPCGPCSEIHFDQGTAVPGDDTPNATGDRVIEIWNLVFMQYNRDAAGTLHPLPKPSIDTGMGLERLAAVAQGVYSNYDSDLFTPLLAAISRRAGIAYGGKEETDRSMRVIADHLRAVTFLMTDGVLPSNEGRGYVLRRIVRRAARHGRLLGIVEPFLHELTATVVENMGEAYPELKSAAGTVTEATRGEEERFIATLDQGLPILTDMVDKTRAAGRTVLTGVDVFKLYDTYGFPLDLIGEACREQGLTMDEEGFDHAIEEQRNRARKTGGFEQETARPGVTDLAGQVGATKFVGYDRLESDSVLLAILKDDRIVKEAAEGDEVEVVLDVTPFYAEGGGQVGDQGVLLGLEGRLDVKDTTRPAPSLILHKGTVSKGRIKQGESLRVQVNGTIRQDAARNHTATHLVHAALRDLLGPHVKQYGSLVAPNRLRFDFAHFRPLSSRDIDEIETTVNGEIRNNEAVRTEVMSIQDAVANGALAFFGDKYGEQVRVVTVESFSKELCGGTHCRHTGEIGLFRIVSETGVAAGVRRIEAQTGSGAMAMWRKLEAEVRELSDLLKVGQPELVSKTRKLMTQLKDKERELEELKLKIASGSSVASTVKTVAGVSVHVQRADGMDMGGLRALADQIRDKLRSGVVALGAATDDGKVALLVVVTKDLSARIKAGDLIKVMAAEVGGTGGGRPEMAQAGGKDPAKLDRALEMVFDLVERAQQR, encoded by the coding sequence ATGAAGAATAGTGCCGATGAACTGCGGCGCGGGTTTCACCGCTACTTCGAACAACACGAGCACCGGTCCATTCCAAGCTCGCCGCTGATTCCGCAAGCGGACCCTACGTTACTCTTCACCAACGCGGGGATGAATCAATTCAAGCGGGTGTTCCTGGGGGAGGAAAGCCGCGCCTACAGGCGGGCGGTGACGGTCCAGAAGTGTCTCCGCGCGGGCGGCAAACACAATGATCTGGAAAACGTCGGGTATACCCGACGGCATCATACCTTCTTCGAGATGCTCGGCAACTTTTCGTTCGGAGACTATTTCAAAGCCGATGCCATTTCATTCGCCTGGGAGTTTTTGACCAAGTCGGTGGGGCTGGATCGCTCCCGGCTGTGGGTCACGATCTACCGCGAGGACGATGAGGCCGATGAGCTCTGGCGGAAGATCGGTGTGTCTCCGTCCCGCATCATGCGGTTCGGCGAAAAAGATAACTTCTGGCAAATGGCCGATACCGGCCCCTGCGGGCCTTGCTCGGAAATTCACTTCGATCAGGGCACGGCGGTTCCCGGCGACGACACGCCGAACGCAACGGGAGACCGGGTCATTGAAATCTGGAACCTGGTGTTCATGCAGTACAACCGCGATGCCGCCGGTACGCTGCATCCGCTGCCGAAACCGAGCATCGATACGGGCATGGGTCTGGAACGATTGGCCGCCGTGGCTCAAGGGGTCTACAGCAATTACGACAGCGATCTCTTCACCCCGCTGCTCGCGGCGATCAGCCGCCGAGCCGGAATCGCCTACGGCGGCAAAGAGGAGACGGACCGGTCCATGCGGGTCATTGCGGACCATCTGAGAGCGGTCACGTTTCTCATGACCGACGGCGTGCTGCCTTCGAACGAGGGGCGCGGGTACGTGTTGCGCCGCATCGTCCGGCGGGCTGCGAGGCACGGGCGGCTGCTCGGCATCGTCGAGCCGTTCCTGCACGAGTTGACCGCCACGGTCGTGGAAAACATGGGAGAGGCCTATCCGGAGCTGAAAAGCGCGGCGGGAACGGTGACGGAGGCGACGAGAGGAGAAGAAGAGCGGTTCATCGCCACCCTGGACCAGGGGTTGCCGATCTTGACCGACATGGTGGACAAGACGCGCGCGGCCGGCCGTACCGTCCTGACCGGGGTCGACGTCTTCAAACTGTACGATACCTACGGGTTCCCGTTGGATTTGATCGGCGAAGCCTGCCGCGAGCAGGGTTTGACGATGGACGAGGAAGGTTTCGACCACGCCATTGAAGAGCAGAGGAATCGCGCGCGCAAAACAGGGGGATTCGAACAGGAAACGGCACGACCGGGGGTGACCGACCTGGCCGGGCAGGTGGGAGCGACCAAGTTCGTCGGCTACGACCGGTTGGAATCGGACAGCGTGCTGCTGGCGATCTTGAAAGACGACCGGATCGTCAAGGAAGCGGCGGAAGGCGACGAAGTCGAAGTCGTCCTGGACGTCACGCCCTTCTACGCCGAGGGCGGCGGTCAGGTGGGCGATCAAGGTGTGCTGCTCGGACTTGAAGGGCGTCTGGACGTCAAGGATACGACGAGACCGGCACCGTCCCTCATCCTTCATAAGGGAACGGTCAGCAAGGGACGAATCAAGCAGGGCGAGTCGCTTCGGGTACAGGTGAACGGCACGATCAGGCAGGATGCCGCGCGCAACCATACGGCGACCCATCTGGTTCACGCCGCCTTGCGGGATTTGCTGGGGCCCCACGTCAAGCAGTACGGGTCGTTGGTGGCGCCCAATCGATTGCGGTTCGATTTCGCGCATTTTCGTCCCCTGTCGTCCCGAGACATCGACGAGATCGAAACGACGGTCAACGGCGAGATCAGAAACAACGAAGCCGTGCGGACCGAAGTCATGAGCATCCAGGACGCCGTGGCGAACGGCGCGCTGGCGTTCTTCGGCGACAAGTATGGCGAGCAGGTGCGGGTGGTGACGGTCGAATCGTTCAGCAAGGAATTGTGCGGGGGAACCCATTGCCGTCACACCGGCGAGATCGGTCTCTTTCGAATCGTCTCCGAAACCGGAGTCGCCGCCGGCGTCAGACGGATCGAGGCCCAGACCGGCAGCGGGGCGATGGCCATGTGGAGAAAGCTCGAGGCGGAAGTGCGGGAACTCTCCGACCTCCTGAAGGTCGGACAACCGGAACTGGTGTCCAAGACGCGCAAGCTGATGACCCAACTGAAGGATAAAGAGCGGGAGCTCGAGGAACTGAAGTTGAAGATTGCCAGCGGCTCTTCCGTGGCTTCCACCGTGAAAACTGTGGCGGGGGTATCCGTGCATGTCCAACGGGCCGACGGCATGGACATGGGAGGCCTGAGAGCGTTGGCCGATCAGATCCGCGACAAGCTGCGGAGCGGTGTCGTGGCGTTGGGTGCTGCGACGGACGACGGCAAAGTGGCGTTGCTCGTGGTGGTGACCAAGGATTTGTCCGCCAGGATCAAGGCCGGCGATCTGATCAAGGTCATGGCGGCCGAAGTGGGCGGAACGGGCGGCGGACGGCCGGAGATGGCTCAGGCGGGAGGAAAGGATCCGGCCAAACTCGATCGCGCGCTGGAAATGGTCTTTGATCTGGTTGAACGGGCGCAACAGCGGTAA
- the ruvX gene encoding Holliday junction resolvase RuvX — MIWLNGRNSGKLMEGRRILALDYGTKRIGVALSDELGWTAQPLETFERRTLDRDIEHIASLVGSHEVGRVVLGFPLQLDGREGPAIQAMREFSDRLERRLPVPLVLWDERMTTKAAEDLLIAADVSRKKRKGAVDRVAAAILLQSYLASLAPPPSGPDDESDFEGESLAHAHDIPDHPHTAPVRGRRAGRGRLSRDEMG; from the coding sequence TTGATCTGGTTGAACGGGCGCAACAGCGGTAAACTTATGGAAGGCCGACGGATCTTGGCCCTCGATTACGGAACCAAGCGGATCGGGGTCGCTCTCAGCGACGAGTTGGGGTGGACCGCGCAGCCGCTTGAGACGTTCGAGCGCCGTACCCTTGATCGTGACATCGAACACATCGCGTCGCTGGTCGGTTCCCACGAAGTGGGACGGGTGGTCCTCGGATTTCCGCTCCAGTTGGACGGACGGGAAGGGCCGGCGATTCAGGCGATGCGGGAATTTTCAGACCGTCTGGAACGGCGGTTGCCGGTGCCGCTGGTTTTGTGGGACGAACGGATGACGACGAAAGCGGCGGAAGATCTCCTGATCGCCGCCGACGTCAGCCGGAAGAAGCGCAAGGGCGCCGTCGATCGTGTGGCCGCCGCGATTTTGCTCCAGAGCTACCTGGCAAGTCTGGCGCCGCCGCCTTCAGGACCGGACGACGAATCCGATTTCGAAGGGGAATCACTCGCACACGCTCATGACATCCCGGATCACCCTCATACTGCTCCTGTCCGTGGTCGTCGCGCTGGGCGTGGCCGCCTATCGCGTGATGAAATGGGCTGA
- the mltG gene encoding endolytic transglycosylase MltG: MTSRITLILLLSVVVALGVAAYRVMKWAEEPVVSEQVHPPPKIVTIPDRSTFFQVATLLEHEGLIKSRSAFVLLGRSQSADRRIRAGEYELTAAMAPAEILGKLLSGQVVLHPITIPEGLTMVQIASLMEQHEVADGADFLRLARDGSFIASLGLKLDSLEGYLYPDTYKFPKGVRSRDVIATMVEHFRQAYRPELQARAGDLRMTQHEVVTLASVIEKETGADAERAEISAVFHNRLRKHIPLQSDPTVIYGLTGFDGNIRKKDLSSPSPYNTYRVVGLPPGPIASPGLRAIEAALYPSNSRALYFVSRNDGTHQFSSTLSEHNQAVERYQKRPFRRSALPRT; this comes from the coding sequence ATGACATCCCGGATCACCCTCATACTGCTCCTGTCCGTGGTCGTCGCGCTGGGCGTGGCCGCCTATCGCGTGATGAAATGGGCTGAAGAGCCGGTCGTTTCCGAGCAAGTCCATCCTCCTCCAAAAATCGTGACGATTCCCGATCGTTCCACGTTTTTCCAAGTTGCGACATTGCTCGAACACGAAGGATTGATCAAGAGTCGTTCGGCCTTTGTCCTGCTCGGACGGTCCCAGTCCGCCGACCGGAGAATCCGCGCCGGAGAGTATGAGCTGACCGCAGCGATGGCGCCGGCCGAGATTCTGGGAAAGTTGCTCAGCGGCCAGGTGGTGCTGCATCCGATCACGATACCCGAAGGGCTGACCATGGTGCAGATCGCCTCCCTGATGGAGCAGCATGAGGTCGCTGACGGGGCCGACTTCTTGAGACTGGCCCGGGATGGTTCGTTCATCGCGTCGCTGGGCCTGAAGCTGGACAGCCTCGAAGGCTATCTCTATCCGGATACGTACAAGTTTCCCAAGGGCGTCAGGTCGAGGGACGTCATCGCGACGATGGTGGAGCACTTTCGACAGGCGTACCGGCCTGAGCTGCAGGCGAGAGCCGGTGACTTGAGGATGACGCAACACGAAGTCGTGACCCTGGCCTCGGTCATCGAGAAGGAAACCGGTGCGGACGCGGAACGGGCCGAGATCTCCGCGGTGTTTCACAATCGGCTACGCAAGCACATCCCGCTGCAGAGCGATCCGACGGTCATCTACGGTCTGACCGGGTTCGACGGCAACATCCGAAAGAAGGATCTCTCCAGCCCGAGTCCCTACAACACCTACCGGGTCGTCGGCTTGCCGCCAGGCCCGATCGCCAGTCCTGGCCTTCGGGCCATCGAAGCGGCATTGTACCCTTCGAATTCCCGCGCCCTCTACTTCGTGTCCCGCAACGACGGCACCCACCAATTTTCCTCGACCCTCTCCGAGCACAATCAGGCGGTCGAGCGATACCAAAAACGTCCGTTCAGGCGCAGTGCGCTGCCGCGTACCTGA
- the deoC gene encoding deoxyribose-phosphate aldolase, protein MSDGSWNLPAVIDHTILRPEATRHDVVRLCEEARTHGFTVIFVPPCYVQEAAEILAGAAIRVGIPVGFPLGGHSTAAKVAEATEGVAHGATVVDMVINISRLKSGDTDAVRRDIAEVVTATPSAEHKVIIETCYLTLQEKITACRLAVEARADYVKTSTGFGPAGATAADVRLMKEQVGGKAKVKASGGIRNWAATRALLEAGADRIGTSASLAIVAEWKLERSRL, encoded by the coding sequence ATGAGCGACGGATCATGGAATCTTCCCGCAGTGATCGACCATACGATCCTGCGTCCCGAGGCCACCAGGCACGACGTCGTGCGACTCTGCGAGGAGGCCAGGACGCACGGCTTCACGGTGATCTTCGTGCCTCCATGCTATGTGCAGGAGGCGGCGGAGATACTGGCCGGCGCCGCGATCCGCGTGGGTATTCCGGTCGGCTTCCCGCTCGGCGGTCATTCGACGGCGGCCAAAGTCGCGGAAGCCACGGAGGGCGTGGCACACGGCGCCACCGTGGTCGACATGGTCATCAACATCAGCCGCTTGAAATCCGGAGATACGGACGCCGTCCGCCGGGACATCGCCGAAGTCGTCACGGCGACTCCTTCCGCCGAGCACAAGGTCATCATCGAGACCTGCTACCTCACGTTGCAGGAAAAGATCACGGCTTGCCGTCTCGCCGTGGAGGCGCGGGCGGACTATGTGAAGACGTCGACGGGATTCGGCCCGGCCGGGGCGACGGCGGCCGACGTGAGATTGATGAAAGAACAGGTCGGCGGGAAGGCCAAGGTCAAAGCGTCGGGCGGCATCAGGAATTGGGCCGCCACGCGGGCGTTGCTGGAAGCGGGAGCCGACCGGATCGGCACGAGTGCGAGCCTCGCGATCGTTGCGGAGTGGAAGTTGGAGCGATCACGCTTGTGA
- a CDS encoding phosphopentomutase produces the protein MNRVILFMLGGFGIGALPDADDYADAGTNTLAHLAEASGGVNLPALESLGLGHLGAVRGVRVMAQPSGCFGRLAFRSTGCDSLLGNWELAGCLVTEKATDYSSGYPEKLQSELEQIFGKTLGNQVAFGPSVIRDLGKQHLSSKAPILWSDGHRTCHVAAHDTVLAADQLMRLCREARRALKDPWGIWRVVAHPMTGQPGSWHYKPSRRDFSIEPPAQTMLDVLGRANQILIGVGKVGDLFSGRGFTKTLPSASWTAAFEEVDGMLNRVPRGLIYAGLDLFNDEPAGAAGSLHEFDRRLPHVLEQLRAGDLLVVTGDHGRHLAKKHRLPTREYVPLLVTGPKLAQGVNLGVRSSAADLGQTVVEALLGEPLPVGESFLDALQAG, from the coding sequence ATGAATCGCGTCATTCTGTTCATGCTCGGAGGATTCGGGATCGGCGCGTTGCCGGATGCCGATGACTATGCCGACGCCGGGACCAACACCTTGGCGCATCTCGCCGAGGCGTCCGGCGGGGTGAACCTTCCCGCCCTGGAATCGTTGGGGCTTGGTCACCTGGGTGCGGTCCGTGGCGTGCGGGTCATGGCACAGCCCAGCGGATGCTTCGGCCGTCTCGCGTTCCGATCCACCGGGTGCGATTCGCTCCTGGGAAACTGGGAATTGGCCGGATGCCTCGTGACCGAAAAGGCGACGGATTACTCGAGTGGCTATCCGGAAAAGCTTCAGTCCGAGTTGGAGCAGATTTTCGGAAAGACCCTGGGTAACCAGGTGGCCTTCGGTCCTTCAGTCATCCGGGATCTGGGAAAGCAGCACCTGTCGTCGAAGGCGCCGATCCTCTGGAGCGACGGTCATCGGACCTGCCACGTTGCCGCGCATGACACCGTGTTGGCGGCGGACCAGTTAATGCGCTTGTGTCGGGAGGCCCGGCGGGCTTTGAAGGATCCGTGGGGAATCTGGCGGGTCGTGGCCCATCCCATGACAGGGCAGCCGGGGTCCTGGCACTACAAACCCAGCCGACGGGATTTCTCCATCGAGCCGCCCGCTCAAACCATGTTGGACGTTCTCGGCCGTGCCAATCAGATTCTGATCGGGGTCGGGAAGGTCGGCGACCTGTTCAGCGGCAGAGGATTTACTAAAACGTTGCCATCGGCATCGTGGACTGCGGCATTCGAGGAAGTCGACGGCATGCTCAACCGGGTGCCGCGCGGCCTGATCTATGCCGGGCTGGATCTATTCAACGATGAACCGGCCGGAGCCGCCGGGTCCCTTCACGAATTCGACCGACGGCTGCCCCACGTGCTCGAACAGTTACGAGCGGGCGATCTTCTGGTCGTGACCGGAGATCACGGACGGCATCTCGCCAAGAAACATCGGCTGCCGACCAGGGAATATGTGCCGCTGCTCGTCACCGGGCCGAAGTTGGCTCAAGGAGTCAATCTGGGTGTACGTTCCAGCGCCGCCGATCTTGGCCAGACCGTCGTGGAAGCGCTTTTGGGAGAGCCTTTGCCGGTGGGAGAAAGTTTTCTGGACGCGCTTCAGGCCGGATGA
- a CDS encoding RidA family protein — translation MSFEVRMKELGLELPAAPKPVATYVPAVRTGDLLFVSGVLPMQQGQLAWSGKLGRELRVEQGVEASRTALLNALAIVKQEIGTLDRIVRIVKVVGHVASAEGFTDQPQVLNGASDLLVSIFGDTGRHARVAVGAAELPRGAAVEIELILQVA, via the coding sequence ATGTCGTTTGAAGTACGAATGAAGGAACTGGGACTAGAATTGCCCGCCGCGCCCAAGCCGGTTGCCACCTATGTGCCGGCGGTGCGGACAGGCGATTTGCTGTTTGTGTCGGGAGTGCTGCCGATGCAACAGGGGCAGTTGGCCTGGTCGGGCAAACTCGGACGTGAGTTGCGCGTCGAGCAGGGAGTTGAAGCGTCCAGAACGGCGCTGCTCAACGCGCTCGCCATCGTGAAGCAGGAGATTGGCACCCTGGACCGGATCGTACGGATCGTCAAGGTCGTGGGGCATGTCGCGTCCGCCGAAGGATTTACCGATCAGCCACAGGTGCTCAATGGCGCATCGGACCTGCTCGTGAGCATTTTCGGCGATACAGGGCGCCATGCCAGAGTGGCCGTCGGCGCGGCCGAGTTGCCGCGCGGCGCGGCAGTCGAGATCGAACTCATTCTGCAGGTCGCGTGA
- a CDS encoding IPT/TIG domain-containing protein encodes MNVLMSLLGSLLLSWVAISHVEAAGPSVQVQPATGVPGSTVTIVGKGLGPFKSTQFNRVTFGGYAALIQRWDPDAIEVRVPSKAPSGPVEVIVGKKRIPAGTFTLVYPKITSIQPSEIEPGHSVELIGEHFGFTAGPRDPNTMFGVNDVVVGGLVVRPRRWKDDRIEVEIPANATSGDVAIRLSSSDPLPDGSCCTPVQHTISNRMPLTLIPSVRVDPVSGPVGTKVVLFGQGFGAEREPGDAVSFGGHPAAVAQWTDRAIVVHIPLNAETGPVVLSRGGKDRTVGTFTVHTPKATGVAPAGAPIGALIRISGEHFGAYSESGTTPYNYMDFNTGKNRVEIGGVPAVIYRWHDDRIDVWVPFSAKSGPVVVKRGAPKPSADGSCCVETGIVTTEAGAFTVVVPAIESFSPKSAGLDDVVTIKGSGFGAFIKTTEATQPGLGEGAFKRNQIELGENVSRTEVLFNGIGAIVLSWTDQEIKARVPRRHLFGVGKPGQFDTDLSTGPLIIRRGSWDLLPDGACCTPKKWLTLEVGTFTIEAKGLPDPSYYETNRSDAADTTQ; translated from the coding sequence ATGAACGTGTTGATGAGTCTGCTGGGAAGCCTGCTTCTTTCCTGGGTTGCCATATCTCATGTGGAAGCGGCCGGCCCTTCGGTGCAAGTGCAACCCGCGACCGGCGTTCCCGGCTCCACCGTCACCATCGTTGGGAAAGGGTTGGGGCCGTTCAAGTCGACGCAATTCAATCGGGTCACATTCGGAGGATACGCGGCGCTCATTCAGCGCTGGGATCCAGATGCCATCGAAGTCAGAGTCCCGTCCAAAGCTCCTTCGGGTCCCGTCGAGGTGATCGTCGGAAAGAAACGGATCCCTGCCGGAACCTTCACCCTGGTTTATCCAAAAATCACCTCGATTCAGCCGTCTGAAATCGAACCGGGACACAGCGTCGAGCTCATCGGCGAGCATTTTGGCTTCACGGCCGGCCCGCGCGATCCAAATACGATGTTCGGCGTGAACGACGTCGTGGTCGGAGGGCTTGTGGTGCGGCCGCGCCGGTGGAAAGACGATAGAATCGAAGTGGAGATCCCCGCCAATGCGACGTCCGGCGATGTCGCCATACGATTGTCTTCCTCGGATCCATTGCCGGACGGATCCTGTTGCACCCCCGTACAACATACGATCAGCAACCGTATGCCGCTGACCTTGATTCCGAGCGTCCGGGTCGATCCGGTGAGCGGTCCGGTGGGGACCAAAGTCGTGCTGTTCGGGCAGGGATTCGGCGCCGAGAGGGAACCCGGCGACGCCGTATCGTTCGGCGGACATCCTGCCGCGGTTGCGCAATGGACGGATCGCGCGATCGTCGTCCATATCCCGTTGAACGCGGAGACCGGACCGGTTGTGCTGAGCCGCGGGGGGAAAGATCGGACTGTAGGGACGTTCACGGTACACACGCCTAAAGCCACCGGCGTTGCTCCGGCCGGCGCCCCTATCGGCGCATTGATCAGAATCAGCGGCGAGCATTTCGGGGCCTATTCCGAAAGCGGAACCACGCCGTACAACTACATGGATTTCAATACCGGGAAGAACCGCGTGGAAATCGGCGGCGTTCCGGCGGTGATCTACCGGTGGCATGACGACCGTATCGATGTCTGGGTACCGTTCAGTGCGAAGAGCGGCCCCGTCGTCGTGAAACGCGGCGCGCCCAAACCGAGCGCGGACGGCTCCTGTTGTGTGGAGACGGGGATTGTGACGACCGAAGCCGGGGCATTCACCGTGGTGGTGCCGGCCATTGAGTCATTTTCACCAAAATCCGCCGGCTTGGACGACGTCGTGACCATCAAGGGGTCGGGATTCGGCGCCTTCATCAAGACGACGGAGGCGACCCAGCCCGGGCTTGGCGAAGGGGCGTTCAAGCGGAACCAAATTGAACTCGGAGAAAACGTCTCGCGGACGGAGGTTCTGTTCAACGGCATCGGCGCGATCGTGCTCTCCTGGACCGATCAGGAAATCAAGGCTCGTGTTCCCCGCCGGCATCTTTTCGGAGTCGGGAAACCGGGGCAGTTCGACACCGACCTTTCAACCGGCCCGCTGATCATCCGCCGAGGCTCCTGGGATCTCCTTCCGGACGGGGCCTGTTGCACCCCCAAGAAATGGCTGACGTTGGAGGTCGGAACATTCACGATCGAGGCGAAAGGTTTGCCCGATCCCAGCTATTACGAGACGAATCGTTCTGACGCCGCCGATACGACTCAATGA
- a CDS encoding WD40/YVTN/BNR-like repeat-containing protein, producing MSALTSFVSFLLCSFLLAANPSIAGDATVSVSKQTSHTEATLLGLTFRNPQLGWAVGSGGTILKTIDGGKKWRRISSGTTALLTNVYFRDQKVGWIIGANATVRRTGDGGETWTAQPVDTQAPLYGISFPSDSHGWIVGGNGTILHTQDGGSHWTEQASKTNAALYSVQFVSEQHGVAVGAVGTVVVTDDGGVTWVVQEPQGSVTFFDVFFPDPSTGWAVGNAGALFHTTDGGRQWIDRTLPCTTQSCTKLTDLLRVRFTDPQSGWIVGERGMLYRTIDGGFTWREQGSIAAVSLFGLAFPDPKQAWATGEKGTIVQLKIGR from the coding sequence ATGAGCGCCCTGACTTCGTTCGTCTCCTTTCTGTTGTGTTCCTTCCTGCTCGCCGCGAACCCGTCCATTGCCGGGGATGCGACGGTTTCAGTCTCCAAGCAGACCAGTCATACGGAAGCGACCCTGCTTGGCCTCACCTTCCGGAATCCCCAACTCGGATGGGCAGTGGGCTCGGGCGGGACGATACTGAAGACCATCGACGGCGGAAAGAAGTGGAGGCGCATCTCCAGCGGCACGACGGCGCTCCTCACGAACGTCTATTTCCGAGATCAGAAAGTGGGTTGGATTATCGGGGCCAATGCCACCGTGCGCCGTACCGGTGACGGAGGAGAAACCTGGACGGCTCAACCGGTGGACACCCAGGCTCCGCTCTATGGGATCAGCTTTCCCTCGGACAGCCACGGATGGATTGTGGGCGGCAACGGGACGATTCTCCACACCCAGGACGGCGGGTCTCATTGGACGGAGCAGGCGAGCAAAACCAACGCGGCCCTGTATTCGGTGCAGTTTGTTTCCGAGCAGCATGGTGTGGCCGTCGGAGCGGTCGGCACCGTCGTGGTCACGGACGACGGCGGCGTGACATGGGTCGTCCAAGAGCCTCAAGGGTCGGTGACGTTCTTCGACGTATTTTTCCCAGACCCATCCACTGGATGGGCGGTCGGCAATGCCGGCGCGTTGTTTCATACGACTGACGGCGGCAGGCAGTGGATCGACCGGACTCTGCCTTGCACGACGCAGTCCTGCACCAAGCTGACCGATCTGCTGCGAGTGCGATTCACCGATCCCCAAAGCGGCTGGATCGTGGGTGAACGGGGAATGCTGTATCGGACGATCGACGGTGGATTCACCTGGCGTGAACAGGGTTCCATTGCCGCCGTCTCGCTGTTTGGTTTGGCATTTCCCGACCCCAAGCAAGCCTGGGCCACCGGGGAAAAGGGCACGATCGTGCAGTTGAAAATCGGGCGGTGA
- a CDS encoding RsmE family RNA methyltransferase, protein MPSFFVAPDAVTPPTIRITGPLLRHLKDSLRLADGDGLTLTEEGIRRHRAEIIATTDRLIECRILDTTAAPLRSGPRLVLAQALLKGEKMDWVIQKATELGADRIVPIQTKNAVVKLHPDRVEHQRARWERIAVEAAQQSERWTVPTIAEPIALSKVAAAYPSAVKFVLAERSTETSLTTVTLPAGTDQTVLLSIGPEGGWDEDELRLMREQAYSAVSLGSRILRAETAAIATLSIVQSRLGELG, encoded by the coding sequence ATGCCCTCATTTTTCGTGGCCCCCGACGCCGTCACCCCTCCCACGATTCGTATCACCGGCCCTCTCCTTCGTCATCTAAAGGACAGTCTTCGCCTGGCCGACGGCGACGGCCTGACGCTCACCGAAGAAGGAATCAGGCGGCATCGAGCCGAGATCATCGCCACGACCGATCGTCTGATCGAGTGCCGGATCCTGGATACGACTGCAGCCCCGCTGAGAAGCGGTCCGCGGCTCGTACTCGCCCAAGCCTTGCTTAAAGGGGAAAAGATGGATTGGGTCATCCAGAAGGCGACCGAGCTGGGCGCGGACCGGATCGTTCCCATTCAAACCAAGAATGCAGTGGTGAAACTCCATCCGGATCGGGTTGAACATCAACGAGCCAGGTGGGAACGCATCGCGGTCGAAGCCGCGCAACAGTCGGAGCGCTGGACGGTTCCGACGATCGCAGAGCCGATCGCCCTGTCCAAAGTGGCAGCCGCCTACCCGTCCGCCGTCAAATTCGTCCTGGCGGAACGGTCGACCGAGACGTCATTGACCACCGTGACGCTGCCGGCTGGAACGGATCAGACCGTCCTGCTGTCGATCGGGCCGGAAGGAGGTTGGGATGAAGATGAGCTGCGCCTCATGCGTGAACAGGCTTACAGCGCTGTCTCATTGGGATCGAGGATTCTCCGGGCGGAAACGGCAGCCATCGCAACGTTGAGCATCGTACAATCGAGGCTGGGTGAATTGGGATAA